Part of the Carcharodon carcharias isolate sCarCar2 chromosome 20, sCarCar2.pri, whole genome shotgun sequence genome is shown below.
TACTAAACACAGTTATTGTCTCTGTATGTAAGGAAGCATACACTTGCATTAGAGGAGCAgtaatgaaaacaaaaacagaattacctggaaaaactcagcaggtctggcagcatcggtggagaagaaaagagttgacgtttcaagtcctcatgacccttcaacagaactgattacTGATGCAGTAATGAATGTTCAccggattgattcctgggatgagagggttgtcttcTGAAGAGAGATTGCATCAACTAGCCTTTAATTCctacaggtgaggtgattgtgggGAGATCTCATTGTAACATAAAAAATTCTCAAGGACCTTGACAGGGAATAGATGCTGAAAAGATTTTCCTGACTGGGATTCTAGGACACAgggtcatagtctcagaataagggaccatttagaactgaggtgaggagaaattgattcactcagagttgtgaatctttggaattcattacCCAAGAGAGTTGTGaatgctcagtcgttgagtattttcaaggctgagagcgatagatttttggactctaagagaatcaaggaatatgtggaatgggcaggaaagtggagttgaggtcaattgttagccataatcttattgcaTGGCAGAACTGACTCACAGACCCATTTGGCCAACTCCTGTGCCTACTTCTTATGATTGAATCCATTCCCAATCAGTGTTTGATTGAATCCATTCCCAATCAGTGTTTGATTGAATCCAATCCTGATCCGTGTCTGATTGGATCAAATTATGGTCATTATCCAATGGGATGCATTCTCATTACAGACAGTCTGAATGGATTCAAAATCATTTCCAATTGCTCTGAAGCTATTTCCAATTCCATTCACATTCAGTAATTAACTATATCCATTGCAATGCTGATTAATGCCTGACTGTTCCTGATTAATATCTGGCTGTATTAACATCTGTTCTTGTTTCTTCAGTTATTCCAAGATTTTGTTTCCCAGCAACCTGAGCCACAAATTATATGTTCACAATCTGTCATATCACATCTTATCATTGAGCAACtgctaaatatttttttaaaaacaatatcCAACTCCAAACTAACAATGTAAGACAgtaaattgagacagagaatcCTGTTAAAGATATAATTCAACACGAAAAACGTGGATATGTTGCAGTCAACTGAATAGAATCTGGTAGTTCATGGAATTTTTCGGGATACTTTCCCATTGCCCTAGTTCTTATGAGTGGCAACTAACCTGACATGACCATAAATCTGTTTTGGCAGATCAGACACTCCTGCAGATACCTACAAATTTTCAAAGCCATGCTCCCACACCCACATtcctacacacgcacacacttacatgcccacacaaccacacactcacatccacacactcgcacacccacacacctacacacccacacacttacaTACCCACTCACCTATATTCACACACATGAGCACACCGACAAACCCACACACTCGTATTCCCACACTCCCACATTCCCCTACACCCACATATCCAAGCATCTACAGACGTACAAACACAGAGCTTTCAATAAGATTTCTCATTCATCAGTATGAACGTTGTAGTTAAACTGGTACATTAGAAGACTCAGTGGAACGCATTCCAAAACAACAGCTTTGTGTTACAGATGTTTTACTCATTAATCCGATTTGAGGTTttcagatcttcacactgctatGGTGAAGGCACGTTACAAATGATTTGCATTTCCACATTTTAGATTAGGTCTTCACATTAACACAGGCTAGCTGCTGAAAGATCGATGGAAAAGGTTGGGTTTTATTCTCTGCAGcatgtctctgaaaaaccctgcCAGCTGTTAATAATGAACCGGCATGAGCTGTTTAGTATCCAAGCACAGGGCGCAACCTGAGTCAAGGTGAAGGATTAGCTGCACTGTCCACTCACCTCACACCCGTACAACTGGTGAAGCTGAAAGTCCAGCCACTCCTCGATGTCCAATCTCCTCTGCAGATCCTTCCTGTCGTACCGGACCGTGAATTTGCCCAGTTTCCGCTGTGACTGAGGCTCCTCTTCTTTGCTTGGGGACTGAAAGTAGACACGGGACTGCGTGCTGGGCTCAGCCATCGTAGCACTGGCCTGACTTGACTGATTAGTGCAATAAAATACCTCGGCGGTCTGAGCTGCAGAAGCCCTGTGCTCGCATGTGAgatggagagctggtgcagccgtcactcctttccccctcccccttcgctTCACTGGCAGATGGGAGACAccagcacacaaacacagtctgtcTGACAGTCTGGACATACAATACCCTGAGAAAAACAATGACGTAGTCTCAGTCTTTCTAGCATGAGCTGCTGTTAGATTCAGTGGTTATTGTGGTCCTAAAGCTATACAGATTAAAATAAGCCAATCAACATTTGTTTATGTGATATAGCCAATTTATCCAGGGTAAATAAAGCAGCTGACAGATCAGCAGTCTGAATGGGAGCTTTATTTCTTAAGATTTTCAGGAGTTTTATCCTTAAATCTTTATATATTTTGTCTTTTTGGATTATCTCTGACCAGTtttttggttacctgtcctaatatccccCTCTGTGAATTTTGTTTGATCACACTCCTGTCAGGCACCTAGGCATGTTTAATTATGTTAAAAATGCTATaaaaacacaagttgttgttgttgttgttgcccccccccccatggGACATTCCCAACCACCCCACCTGACCCCACAACTGACCATACtcccactgactacccccactgaccctgaccacccgacccccacccaccactgaccACCCGACACTCCACCGACCACCCGACCCCTTGACTGTCTACCaaccctccccactgaccacccaacacctccccagACCAACCCCCTGACCAACCAAATCCCCCAGTGACCAGCCAACCACCCACTGCAGACCACACTACCATCCCTGACCAACCCCACTGACTGACTGCCCCCGACctaaccccccccaacctcccagactaatgttcctgcactgacCACCCACCCCTTACACTGAACATctgacccctgcccccaccccgaccACCCCGCcccactgactgactgaccaatGAGTGTTACGAGAGTGCCTCATTTTGGTGAACATGACAATTACTAATATTGAAGAGAGGGGCTCATATAAATTAAGAGAGCTCCTCCTGTTGTTGAAAAGAGCATTTAGTATCGATGAAGGGAACACCTCCTAGTGATGAAGAGAGCTCTTCCTATTGGTGAACAGAACACCTGCTATTAGTGAAGAGATCTCCTTGAatacctcagttgaacctgcctccaccacactcaggcagtgcagacCAGAACTTAATCACTTGCTACGTAAGAATGATTTTCCTCAAGTctccattaatttttttttgccaattagcttaaatctgtgccctcttgttccagATCCTACCACCAATCGgaacagtttttctctatctGCGCTGCCCAAAcctcttatgattttgaatacctgtcaaatctcctctctgccttctgtcaggaaaacagtcccaacttctccaatctatgtacATAACCAAAGTACCTCATCCCCGGAAACATTCTCATGATTTTTTTCTACACTCTCCAATGCCTTCGCATCTTTCCTAAATTGTGGCACCCAGAGCTGGTTGCCATACTCCTGTTGAGGTTGAACCAGGATTTTATACATATTTAACATAagctccttgcttttatactccatgCCCTTTATTAACTCctctttcaacctgtcctgccaccttcaataacttatgcacatgtacccccaggtacctctgctcctgcacttcctttaggattgcaccttttattttatattgtctccctgtgttcttccaaccaaaatgaatcatttcacactgcATTGAATTTCAACTGTTACtggtctgcccattccaccaact
Proteins encoded:
- the ppp1r14d gene encoding protein phosphatase 1 regulatory subunit 14C; its protein translation is MAEPSTQSRVYFQSPSKEEEPQSQRKLGKFTVRYDRKDLQRRLDIEEWLDFQLHQLYGCEEEEIPELEIDIDELLEISDEDQRSKLQEMLHECCKPTDDFINELLIRIKGLRKMTVSQKK